The following are from one region of the Nocardioides marmotae genome:
- a CDS encoding DEAD/DEAH box helicase, protein MLPEICDALERHGISTPFAIQEMTLSVALLGTDLIGQARTGTGKTLAFGIPVLQRSVSPTDPAYADLPQGKPQALIVAPTRELALQVSNDLHIASADTGLRVLTVYGGVGYDTQLDTLQSGVDIVVGTPGRLIDLANRKALDLSHVHALVLDEADEMLDLGFLPDVERILKMTPETRQTMLFSATMPSAIVALARTHMRHPMNIRAESSYDTTMVPATAQFIYQAHDLDKPEIIGRVLQAEDAEKIIVFTRTKRQSQRVADDLVERGFSASPLHGDMAQVAREKALAKFREDKIRVLVATDVAARGIDVRGVSHVINYTCPEDDKTYVHRIGRTGRAGATGTAITFVDWADLHRWKMINKTLDLPFDEPVETYSTSEHLFTDQGIAPGTKGRIVPPKPVEKKERSDRGDRNDRGGDRGGDRSRGERPSRNRSRTRTRSGETAPGAEQATDGATATSTAPVSAPAEGGSEDGASPSRNRRRRRRGGSGGGSGEGQPAAAGSGTED, encoded by the coding sequence GTGCTTCCCGAGATCTGCGACGCCCTCGAGCGCCATGGCATCAGCACCCCGTTCGCGATCCAGGAGATGACCCTCTCGGTGGCCCTCCTGGGCACCGACCTCATCGGCCAGGCGCGCACCGGCACCGGCAAGACCCTCGCCTTCGGGATCCCGGTCCTCCAGCGCAGCGTCTCCCCCACGGACCCGGCGTACGCCGACCTCCCGCAGGGCAAGCCGCAGGCCCTGATCGTGGCGCCGACCCGCGAGCTGGCCCTCCAGGTCTCCAACGACCTGCACATCGCCAGCGCCGACACCGGCCTGCGCGTGCTGACCGTCTACGGCGGCGTCGGGTACGACACCCAGCTCGACACGCTGCAGTCGGGCGTCGACATCGTCGTCGGCACGCCCGGCCGGCTCATCGACCTGGCCAACCGCAAGGCGCTCGACCTCTCCCACGTGCACGCGCTCGTGCTCGACGAGGCCGACGAGATGCTGGACCTGGGCTTCCTGCCCGACGTCGAGCGCATCTTGAAGATGACCCCCGAGACCCGGCAGACCATGCTGTTCTCGGCCACGATGCCCTCGGCGATCGTGGCGCTCGCGCGCACCCACATGCGCCACCCGATGAACATCCGCGCGGAGTCGTCGTACGACACCACGATGGTCCCGGCGACCGCGCAGTTCATCTACCAGGCCCACGACCTGGACAAGCCGGAGATCATCGGCCGGGTCCTCCAGGCCGAGGACGCCGAGAAGATCATCGTCTTCACCCGCACCAAGCGGCAGTCCCAGCGCGTGGCCGACGACCTCGTCGAGCGCGGCTTCAGCGCCAGCCCGCTGCACGGCGACATGGCGCAGGTGGCCCGGGAGAAGGCGCTCGCGAAGTTCCGCGAGGACAAGATCCGGGTGCTGGTGGCCACCGACGTCGCCGCGCGCGGCATCGACGTCCGCGGCGTCTCGCACGTCATCAACTACACCTGCCCCGAGGACGACAAGACCTACGTCCACCGGATCGGCCGCACCGGCCGCGCCGGCGCGACGGGCACCGCGATCACCTTCGTCGACTGGGCGGACCTGCACCGCTGGAAGATGATCAACAAGACCCTCGACCTGCCCTTCGACGAGCCGGTCGAGACCTACTCCACCTCCGAGCACCTCTTCACCGACCAGGGCATCGCCCCGGGCACCAAGGGCCGGATCGTGCCCCCGAAGCCGGTGGAGAAGAAGGAGCGCTCCGACCGGGGCGACCGCAATGACCGGGGTGGCGACCGGGGTGGCGACCGCTCGCGCGGCGAGCGCCCCTCGCGCAACCGCAGCCGCACGCGGACCCGGAGCGGCGAGACCGCCCCCGGCGCCGAGCAGGCGACCGACGGCGCGACCGCCACCTCGACCGCCCCCGTGAGCGCGCCCGCCGAGGGCGGCTCCGAGGACGGCGCCTCGCCCAGCCGCAACCGGCGTCGTCGCCGGCGCGGCGGCTCGGGCGGTGGCTCCGGCGAGGGCCAGCCGGCCGCCGCCGGCAGCGGCACCGAGGACTGA
- a CDS encoding L,D-transpeptidase, which produces MGRHRGTPGRPRYGRIATLAASLAVTLVAVLGGIGALPDEPSAADVTAAEVAHDPEATSPPAAEAGAREEEASSRSAAATGSEQTAVDPREDTTLPAGTGRGKRVVFSQSRQRVWLVEGRKKVVRTYLVSGSVEDNLDPGTYAVYSRSEQAYGIDDSGTMKYFVRFTQGERAAIGFHDIPIDDGEKVQTVAELGTPQSHGCIRQRRADAIALWDFAPLGTTVVVTA; this is translated from the coding sequence GTGGGTCGGCACCGAGGTACGCCCGGGCGGCCGCGGTACGGCCGCATCGCGACCCTCGCCGCGTCCCTGGCGGTGACCCTCGTCGCCGTCCTCGGGGGCATCGGCGCGCTGCCGGACGAGCCTTCCGCCGCGGACGTCACGGCCGCCGAGGTCGCGCACGACCCCGAGGCGACCTCGCCGCCCGCCGCCGAGGCTGGCGCCCGGGAGGAGGAGGCCTCGTCCCGGTCCGCCGCCGCGACCGGGAGCGAGCAGACCGCGGTGGACCCGCGCGAGGACACCACCCTCCCGGCGGGCACCGGCCGCGGCAAGCGCGTGGTCTTCAGCCAGAGCCGTCAGCGGGTCTGGCTGGTCGAGGGCCGGAAGAAGGTCGTGCGGACCTATCTGGTCTCCGGCAGCGTCGAGGACAACCTCGATCCGGGCACCTACGCGGTCTACTCCCGCTCCGAGCAGGCCTACGGCATCGACGACTCCGGCACGATGAAGTACTTCGTCCGCTTCACCCAGGGCGAACGCGCCGCGATCGGCTTCCACGACATCCCGATCGACGACGGCGAGAAGGTGCAGACCGTCGCCGAGCTCGGTACGCCGCAGTCCCACGGCTGCATCCGCCAGCGGCGCGCCGACGCGATCGCCCTGTGGGACTTCGCCCCGCTCGGCACCACCGTCGTCGTCACCGCCTGA
- a CDS encoding ParA family protein — protein sequence MTTTLAIANQKGGVAKTTTVASLGAALAELGHSVLLVDLDPQACLTFSLGIDPEDLEVSVHQVLTRGTDPSEVIITTADGVDLLPATIELARAEADLLTRTGREHVVKGVVEDLDGAYDWVLLDCPPSLGVLTVAALTAANGVLVPLQCETLSHRGVGQLLDTVHDVRRFTNKRLEVWGVLPTLFDGRTNHSRTVLETIAETYSLDVVEPPIPKTIKFAEAPAAGRSILATSRTSKGAQAYREVAANLVERAARPRPAGGKPARRS from the coding sequence ATGACCACGACACTCGCGATCGCCAACCAGAAGGGCGGCGTCGCCAAGACGACGACCGTCGCCTCCCTGGGCGCTGCTCTCGCGGAGCTCGGGCACTCCGTGCTGCTGGTCGACCTCGACCCGCAGGCCTGCCTGACCTTCTCCCTCGGCATCGACCCCGAGGACCTCGAGGTCTCGGTCCACCAGGTGCTCACCCGGGGCACCGACCCCTCCGAGGTCATCATCACCACCGCGGACGGCGTCGACCTCCTGCCCGCGACGATCGAGCTCGCCCGCGCCGAGGCCGACCTGCTCACCCGCACCGGGCGCGAGCACGTCGTCAAGGGCGTGGTCGAGGACCTCGACGGCGCCTACGACTGGGTGCTGCTGGACTGCCCGCCCTCGCTCGGCGTGCTCACGGTCGCCGCGCTCACCGCCGCGAACGGCGTGCTCGTCCCGCTGCAGTGCGAGACGCTGTCGCACCGCGGCGTCGGCCAGCTGCTCGACACCGTCCACGACGTACGCCGCTTCACCAACAAGCGGCTCGAGGTGTGGGGGGTGCTGCCCACGCTCTTCGACGGCCGCACGAACCACTCCCGCACCGTGCTCGAGACGATCGCGGAGACCTACTCCCTCGACGTCGTCGAGCCGCCGATCCCCAAGACGATCAAGTTCGCCGAGGCGCCGGCGGCCGGGCGATCGATCCTCGCGACGAGCCGCACCAGCAAGGGCGCGCAGGCCTACCGCGAGGTGGCCGCCAACCTGGTCGAGCGGGCGGCCCGCCCGCGCCCGGCGGGCGGGAAGCCGGCGAGGAGGTCCTGA